From a region of the Alnus glutinosa chromosome 1, dhAlnGlut1.1, whole genome shotgun sequence genome:
- the LOC133880695 gene encoding glyoxysomal fatty acid beta-oxidation multifunctional protein MFP-a-like isoform X1, with the protein MSSGAEGRTFMEVGADGVALITFINPPINSLSFDVIGSFKTNFEEALRRDDVKAIVLTGAKGNFSGGFDVAILQGIQEGKIDPEKRPGSIAIEFITDIFEAADKPSVAAIDGLTKGGGLEISMACHARISTPTVQIAAPELTVGLIPGFGGTQRLPRLVGLPKALDMMLKSETVKAEEAQSLGLVDAIVSADELVNTARQWALDIFHGRRPWVVTLHKTDKIEPLGEAREILKLARAEAKKQAPNVQYPVVCIDVIEEGIVSGPRAGLWKEAEAFQELLFSDTSKSLVHLLFAQSGTSEVPGVTDMGLVPRRVNKVGVIGGGQMASEITTALILGNYQVILKEENDKLLQDGIGRVRANLQSSVKEEKMSEKDFEKAISLLEGVLDYESFKDVDMVIEAAIEDVSLKQQSFADLEKYCPPHCILASSVSTVDLNLIGDLTKSQDRIVGVHFFSPTQPLLEIVRTRQTSPQVTVDLLDVAEKIKKTPIVVGNCPGFAVNRMFFPYAQAATLLVERGTDAYQIDRAITEFGMPMGPFRLADMVGFDFAIATGTPFVHNFPERSYKSMLIPLMQQEKRAGETTRKGFYVYDEKIEASPDPELEKYIDKSRSISGVTIDPKLENLPEKEIVEMIFFPVVNEACRILDEGIAVKAADLDIAAVIGMGFPPYRGGIMYWADSLGSKYIYSRLEEWSKTYGDFFNPCAYLAERAAEGAPLSSPVEEADLRRK; encoded by the exons ATGAGTAGCGGAGCTGAAGGAAGAACGTTCATGGAGGTTGGAGCTGATGGGGTGGCTCTCATAACCTTCATCAACCCTCCGATTAATTCCCTCTCCTTTGATG TGATAGGCAGTTTTAAAACCAACTTTGAGGAGGCCTTACGAAGAGATGATGTGAAGGCAATCGTGCTTACAG GCGCAAAGGGCAATTTTTCTGGTGGCTTTGATGTTGCAATTCTTCAGGGAATTCAAGAGGGAAAGA TCGATCCAGAAAAAAGGCCTGGCTCTATTGCCATAGAGTTTATTACTGACATTTTCGAAG CTGCGGATAAGCCTTCAGTTGCTGCCATTGATGGCCTTACTAAAGGCGGAGGTTTAGAGATTTCAATG GCATGCCATGCTAGAATCTCAACCCCCACTGTACAAATAGCGGCGCCTGAGCTGACTGTTGGATTGATTCCTGGATTTGGGG GTACACAGCGGCTTCCACGTCTTGTTGGTCTCCCAAAGGCGCTTGATATGATGCTG AAGTCAGAAACAGTCAAAGCGGAGGAAGCTCAAAGTCTGGGTCTTGTGGATGCCATCGTTTCAGCTGATGAGTTGGTAAACACAGCACGTCAATGGGCCCTGGATATCTTCCACGGTAGAAGACCATGGGTTGTTACTCTTCACAAGACCGACAAGATAGAGCCCCTCGGGGAAGCTAGGGAAATACTCAAGCTTGCAAGAGCTGAGGCCAAGAAACAGGCTCCCAATGTCCAATACCCAGTCGTTTGCATTGATGTCATAGAAGAGGGTATAGTTTCCGGTCCCCGCGCTGGACTCTGGAAG GAGGCAGAAGCTTTTCAGGAACTTCTGTTTTCTGACACTTCCAAGAGTCTAGTCCACCTCCTCTTTGCTCAAAGTGGAACATCTGag GTACCTGGGGTTACTGATATGGGTTTAGTGCCAAGACGGGTGAATAAGGTTGGTGTCATTGGTGGAGGACAAATGGCGTCCGAAATAACAACAGCATTGATTCTTGGTAATTATCAAGTTATcctgaaagaagaaaatgacaAGCTCTTGCAAGATGGGATTGGTAGAGTCAGAG CCAATTTGCAAAGCAGTGTGAAGGAAGAGAAAATGTCTGAGAAGGACTTTGAGAAAGCCATATCACTTCTCGAGGGTGTCCTTGACTATGAAAGCTTTAAAGATGTTGACATGGTGATTGAG GCAGCTATTGAGGATGTTTCTCTAAAGCAACAAAGTTTTGCCGATCTTGAAAAGTACTGCCCACCACATTGCATACTTGCGAGTAGCGTCTCCACAGTTGACTTGAATCTGATTGGGGATTTGACAAAGTCCCAAGATCGGATTGTTGGAGTTCATTTCTTTAG TCCGACGCAGCCACTTTTGGAAATTGTTCGCACTAGGCAGACGTCTCCCCAAGTGACTGTTGACTTGCTGGATGTTGcggaaaagataaagaaaactCCAATCGTGGTTGGAAATTGCCCAGGCTTTGCTGTCAACAGGATGTTCTTCCCGTACGCACAAGCGGCTACTTTGCTCGTCGAGCGTGGCACAGATGCCTATCAGATTGATAGGGCAATTACTGAGTTTGGAATGCCAATGGGCCCTTTCAG ATTGGCTGAcatggttggttttgattttgcaATCGCAACTGGCACCCCATTTGTTCACAATTTTCCTGAGAGAAGTTATAAATCAATGCTTATCCCACTAATGCAGCAGGAAAAGAGAGCAG GCGAGACTACTCGCAAAGGGTTCTATGTCTATGATGAGAAAATCGAAGCTAGCCCGGATCCTgaattagaaaaatatattgacaagTCAAGGAGCATTTCTGGTGTAACCATTGACCctaag CTAGAGAACTTACCAGAAAAGGAAATTGTGGAAATGATATTCTTTCCTGTGGTGAATGAGGCCTGCCGAATCCTTGATGAAGGTATTGCAGTCAAAGCGGCAGACCTTGACATTGCTGCTGTTATAGGCATGGGTTTCCCACCTTACAG AGGAGGCATCATGTACTGGGCTGATTCCCTCGGTTCCAAATACATATATTCGAGATTGGAGGAATGGTCAAAGACGTACGGAGATTTCTTCAATCCTTGTGCCTACTTGGCTGAAAGAGCTGCCGAGGGGGCTCCTCTG AGTTCTCCAGTAGAGGAAGCAGATCTCCGTCGTAAGTAA